The following are encoded in a window of Terriglobales bacterium genomic DNA:
- a CDS encoding CD225/dispanin family protein: MAVVYCQQCGTQNDALATVCGQCGTPLRPVAAPAIAVPPGAKVENYLVPAILVTVCCCLPLGIPAIVYAAQVNTKLQAGDLAGAQASSRNARTWCLVAGIAGGAGVVVYAMLAVLGVVLER; the protein is encoded by the coding sequence ATGGCGGTCGTTTACTGTCAGCAGTGTGGCACCCAGAATGATGCGCTGGCGACTGTCTGTGGACAGTGCGGAACTCCGCTGCGTCCCGTCGCGGCGCCTGCAATCGCCGTTCCGCCGGGTGCGAAAGTGGAGAACTACCTCGTACCGGCCATCCTGGTCACGGTGTGCTGCTGCCTGCCACTGGGTATCCCGGCCATTGTGTATGCCGCGCAGGTGAACACGAAACTGCAAGCCGGCGACCTCGCCGGCGCCCAGGCCAGTTCGCGCAACGCTCGCACCTGGTGCTTGGTCGCGGGAATCGCCGGGGGAGCGGGGGTCGTCGTGTACGCGATGCTGGCCGTGCTGGGTGTGGTTTTGGAACGCTAA
- a CDS encoding Fur family transcriptional regulator: MRSRTSELPKRVDDQPSISRDALREATDIFHRHLKKVGHKHTGQRDTILHTFLESREHLSTDELHRLVKKKDPGIGFTTVYRTLKLLMECGLASEVAFHDGIARFEHQFNRRSHHHMICTECGSSVEFFFPEVERLEQEIGRKYRYETTRHTFQIYGVCEDCRKRSERRPF; encoded by the coding sequence ATGAGAAGCAGGACCAGCGAACTGCCCAAGCGCGTTGACGACCAGCCGAGCATCTCGCGCGACGCTCTGCGCGAGGCCACGGACATCTTCCATCGCCACTTGAAAAAGGTGGGGCACAAACACACCGGGCAGCGCGACACCATCCTGCACACCTTCCTGGAGAGCCGCGAGCATCTTTCCACCGACGAGCTGCACCGCCTGGTGAAAAAGAAGGACCCGGGCATCGGCTTCACCACCGTGTACCGCACCCTCAAGCTGCTGATGGAGTGCGGTCTGGCCAGCGAAGTGGCGTTCCACGACGGCATCGCCCGCTTCGAGCACCAGTTCAACCGCCGCAGCCATCACCACATGATCTGCACCGAGTGCGGCAGCTCGGTGGAGTTCTTCTTCCCCGAGGTGGAGCGCCTGGAGCAGGAGATCGGCAGGAAATACCGCTACGAGACTACGCGTCACACCTTCCAGATCTACGGCGTGTGCGAGGACTGCCGCAAGCGATCCGAGCGCAGACCCTTCTAG
- a CDS encoding DUF4870 domain-containing protein — protein sequence MARYCASCGAMMTEEQTTCPSCGKAAGAPAAGGGAAASGGGLSDNVAALLGYLFGVIAIVWLLIEPYNKNKFIRFHAFQCLFFLAAWIGINIVLGILGAIPGVGLVTILLWPLAGLGVLVLWIVLMIKAYQGQKWKLPFIGDLAEKQAG from the coding sequence ATGGCTCGTTACTGCGCGTCGTGTGGTGCAATGATGACCGAGGAGCAGACCACGTGCCCGTCCTGCGGCAAGGCGGCGGGCGCTCCAGCGGCGGGAGGTGGGGCGGCAGCCTCCGGCGGGGGGCTTTCCGACAACGTAGCCGCGCTGCTGGGCTACCTGTTCGGGGTGATCGCCATTGTTTGGCTGCTGATCGAACCGTACAACAAGAACAAATTCATCCGTTTCCATGCGTTTCAGTGCCTGTTTTTCCTTGCCGCGTGGATCGGTATCAACATTGTGTTGGGTATCCTGGGAGCCATCCCGGGCGTTGGCCTGGTCACCATTCTGCTGTGGCCGCTGGCGGGCCTGGGGGTCCTCGTTCTCTGGATCGTGCTGATGATTAAGGCCTACCAGGGCCAAAAATGGAAACTGCCGTTCATCGGCGATCTGGCGGAGAAGCAGGCGGGATAA
- a CDS encoding pitrilysin family protein, with amino-acid sequence MSSRIRVFGLVSALFLTAMATAQTAKAPAAKAAPTTATIVFEKYKLKNGLEVILSQDHRLPMVAVNLWYHVGPSHEKGGRTGFAHLFEHMMFQGSRHIGDDQHFKFLEGAGASDINGTTDFDRTNYFETLPSNQLELALWLESDRMGYLLDTLDQAKLTTQIDVVRNERRQGVENPPYQLVEEAVYQTLFPKGHPYYAYVIGSHADLEAAHLDDVRDFFKQYYAPNNASLTIVGDFDKARAKALVEKYFGSIPAGPAVEPLNVKTPPITSERRKTVTDRVELPKVYVAWLTSPIYKPGDAEFDLIARILGQGKSSRLYKRLVYEDQIAQNVNATQYSLILGSVFTIEATAKPGVKPEQLEAAITEELDKLQKDGPTAAEVEAARNVIQSSIIRGLETLGGFGGVADRLNQYNHYLGDPGYLPKDLARYDQAAPESVRKYAQEQLTKDARVVIYGVPGEKVIDDVPRKAAAEGEQEKKEMAGTMPDEPWRAQPPEPGPASKLSLPTPVKFQLPNGLDVYLLERHNLPVISVNLAVLAGSEANPKELPGAASFTADMLDEGTEKRATLQLAQDVDKIGATLATASTADYASVTMRSLTRNADAMFELLSDVALHPAFAAAEIERVRKERLTTLLQQRDNPTQLGIRTFYRELYGAGHAYGTIDLGTEASNKAVTRDDLAGFWKQRYVPANSALVVAGDLNETELRRLATKYFGSWTGKEAKATPPEAPMAGARRVVIVDKPGAPQTYVRVGQIGVPRSTPDYVPLEVMNTTLGGLFSSRINLNLREEHGYTYGAGSVFIYRRGAGPFFAGSSIRTDVTAPAVGEMFKEFERMRNTDVTAEELRIAKDSMSRSLPGLFETTLQAVNTVRNMYVYDLPLTYYSTLPQAVDGVTAADVRRVAQKYVTPEHMIVVGVGDRSKIQPEIEKLGLGTIEVRDLDGNPVQTAQAAPGN; translated from the coding sequence ATGTCTTCACGCATCCGTGTCTTCGGATTGGTCTCTGCGCTTTTCCTGACCGCCATGGCGACTGCCCAGACCGCCAAAGCGCCCGCCGCGAAAGCTGCGCCGACCACCGCGACCATAGTTTTTGAGAAGTACAAGTTGAAAAACGGCTTGGAAGTGATTCTTTCCCAAGACCATCGCCTTCCCATGGTGGCCGTGAACCTGTGGTATCACGTGGGCCCGTCGCACGAAAAAGGCGGACGCACCGGTTTTGCCCACCTGTTCGAGCACATGATGTTCCAAGGCTCGCGCCACATCGGCGACGACCAGCACTTCAAATTCCTGGAAGGCGCGGGCGCCAGCGACATCAACGGGACCACCGATTTCGACCGCACCAACTACTTCGAGACCCTGCCGTCCAATCAGCTCGAATTGGCGCTCTGGCTGGAAAGCGACCGCATGGGCTACCTGCTGGACACCCTCGACCAGGCCAAGCTGACCACCCAGATTGACGTGGTGCGCAATGAGCGCCGCCAGGGGGTGGAGAACCCGCCCTATCAGTTGGTGGAGGAGGCGGTGTACCAGACACTGTTTCCCAAGGGCCACCCGTATTACGCCTATGTCATTGGGTCCCACGCGGACCTGGAAGCGGCGCATCTGGACGACGTGCGCGACTTCTTCAAGCAGTACTACGCGCCCAATAACGCCAGCCTGACGATTGTGGGCGACTTCGATAAGGCTCGAGCCAAGGCGCTGGTGGAGAAATATTTCGGCAGCATTCCGGCGGGACCCGCGGTGGAGCCACTCAACGTAAAGACGCCGCCCATCACTTCCGAGCGGCGCAAGACGGTGACCGATCGTGTCGAGCTTCCGAAGGTGTACGTCGCGTGGCTGACGTCGCCGATCTACAAGCCGGGTGACGCCGAGTTCGATTTGATCGCCCGCATCCTGGGCCAGGGCAAGTCCAGCCGCTTGTACAAGCGGCTCGTTTATGAAGACCAGATCGCCCAGAACGTGAACGCCACGCAATACTCGCTGATCCTGGGCTCCGTCTTCACCATCGAGGCCACAGCCAAGCCCGGCGTCAAGCCGGAGCAACTGGAGGCCGCCATCACCGAGGAACTGGACAAGCTGCAGAAGGACGGTCCGACCGCAGCCGAGGTGGAGGCGGCGCGCAACGTCATCCAGTCCTCGATCATCCGCGGTCTGGAGACTCTCGGCGGGTTCGGCGGCGTGGCCGACCGGCTGAACCAGTACAACCACTATTTAGGCGACCCGGGCTACCTGCCCAAAGACCTGGCCCGCTACGACCAGGCGGCGCCGGAGTCGGTGCGCAAGTATGCGCAGGAGCAACTGACCAAGGATGCCCGCGTGGTGATCTACGGTGTGCCGGGCGAAAAGGTCATCGACGATGTTCCCCGCAAGGCGGCAGCCGAAGGTGAGCAGGAGAAGAAGGAGATGGCTGGCACCATGCCGGACGAGCCTTGGCGAGCCCAGCCGCCCGAGCCCGGCCCTGCATCCAAGCTGAGCCTGCCGACGCCGGTGAAATTCCAGTTGCCCAACGGGCTCGATGTGTACCTGCTTGAGCGCCATAACCTGCCGGTGATTTCCGTGAACCTGGCCGTACTGGCGGGTAGCGAAGCCAACCCTAAAGAGCTTCCCGGCGCGGCATCCTTTACCGCCGACATGCTCGACGAAGGCACGGAGAAGCGTGCCACCCTGCAATTGGCACAGGACGTGGACAAGATCGGCGCCACGCTGGCGACCGCGTCCACGGCCGACTACGCCTCGGTTACCATGCGCAGCCTCACGCGCAATGCCGATGCGATGTTCGAGCTTCTTTCCGACGTTGCTTTGCATCCGGCTTTTGCGGCGGCGGAGATCGAGCGTGTCCGCAAGGAGCGCCTGACCACCCTGTTGCAGCAGCGCGACAACCCCACGCAACTCGGCATCCGGACCTTTTACCGAGAACTGTACGGCGCCGGGCATGCCTACGGAACGATCGACCTGGGCACCGAGGCCTCGAACAAGGCCGTCACCCGCGATGATCTGGCCGGCTTCTGGAAGCAGCGGTACGTACCTGCGAATAGTGCGCTGGTGGTTGCCGGGGACTTGAATGAAACTGAACTACGCCGCCTGGCTACGAAGTATTTTGGTTCCTGGACGGGGAAGGAAGCGAAGGCTACGCCACCGGAAGCGCCCATGGCGGGCGCGCGGCGGGTGGTGATCGTGGACAAGCCGGGCGCACCCCAGACCTATGTGCGCGTGGGGCAGATCGGGGTGCCGCGCTCCACTCCGGATTACGTTCCCCTGGAAGTGATGAACACCACGCTGGGGGGACTGTTCTCCAGCCGCATTAACCTGAACCTGCGGGAAGAGCACGGCTACACTTACGGCGCGGGCTCGGTTTTCATCTACCGGCGGGGCGCGGGTCCATTTTTCGCCGGCAGCAGCATCCGCACCGACGTCACCGCTCCGGCAGTAGGAGAGATGTTCAAGGAGTTCGAGCGCATGCGCAATACGGACGTCACGGCAGAAGAATTGCGCATCGCCAAGGACTCCATGTCCCGTTCGTTGCCGGGCTTGTTTGAGACCACTCTGCAAGCGGTGAATACGGTTCGGAACATGTACGTGTACGACCTGCCGCTCACCTACTACAGCACGCTGCCCCAGGCCGTGGATGGCGTGACGGCGGCCGACGTCCGACGGGTGGCGCAGAAGTATGTGACGCCGGAACACATGATCGTGGTCGGCGTCGGCGATCGCTCGAAGATCCAGCCCGAGATCGAGAAGCTCGGGCTGGGAACCATCGAGGTGCGCGACCTCGACGGCAATCCGGTGCAGACCGCGCAGGCTGCGCCGGGCAACTAG
- a CDS encoding penicillin acylase family protein, which translates to MPTSVAALPRSPRRPRRLLRASLYLLLAVAIALLAAMGWLYYVATASLPQLDGTIHVAGLGAPVRVLRDAQGVPYLRASTLEDLFFAQGYVTAQDRLWQMDLARRFAAGELAEVLGERALPQDREQRILQIRHAAAQAASRLGPEERSHVEAYARGVNALMQSQEGRLPIEFRLLGYRPRPWTVEDSLLIGANMVKMLNHYEFATELAREKVVAHAGPQLAADLYPSSSWRDRIPGIAPPSGAASGKKMEPPESEDEEDADEPDDGRRVTEAWPLRPEPGLQPGSNNWVVSGAHTVSGLPLLANDMHLPHQLPGIWYEAHLQAGDFHVAGVTLPGLPYVIVGHNARIAWGFTNLGPDVEDIFIETFNDRGEYLTPEGWKAPEHRREVIRVKGKADVVLDVLVTRHGPLVSELVPGETRKLALQWTLYDADVFRLPFYAIDRARNWQEFREAFSRFGAPAQNVVYADVEGHIGYQATGRIPIRRAGDGAIPVAGSTGEHDWTGYVPYDQLPSVFDPPSGILATANGRVTSDGYPHLLALQWASPYRTERIYRVLESGRRFTAADMLALQTDVISEWDLYCAQRFAEAVARSGNVSARLQQAAELLRAWDGRVTRDSAAATLVARARRHLTRMLYEPKLGAVRNEYRWFMSAVALENILGQQPARWLPREYPSYDALLVAALEAAVSEPDAPRDLSAWRWGSQSKVEVAHPLFGLLPILRRWTGTGEREQSGNGFTVKQVGRSFGPSQRMTVDLADLDASTLNIVGGQSGQIFSPHYLDQWEAWLEGRTYSLPFSAAGVEQSARHRLVLEPTP; encoded by the coding sequence ATGCCGACGAGTGTCGCTGCGCTACCTCGTTCCCCCCGCCGCCCGCGCCGCCTCCTTCGTGCCTCTCTCTACCTCTTGTTGGCGGTCGCTATCGCTCTGCTCGCCGCCATGGGCTGGCTCTATTACGTAGCCACCGCTTCCCTGCCCCAACTGGACGGCACCATCCACGTGGCTGGGCTCGGAGCGCCGGTCCGTGTGCTGCGCGACGCGCAGGGAGTTCCTTACCTCCGCGCCTCCACGCTCGAGGATCTGTTCTTTGCCCAGGGTTACGTCACCGCCCAGGACCGCCTATGGCAAATGGACCTGGCCCGGCGCTTTGCCGCCGGTGAGCTGGCGGAGGTGTTGGGCGAGCGCGCTCTTCCGCAGGACCGGGAGCAGCGCATTCTGCAGATTCGCCATGCCGCCGCGCAGGCCGCATCACGCCTGGGGCCGGAAGAGCGCTCTCACGTGGAAGCCTACGCCCGTGGCGTGAACGCTCTGATGCAATCGCAGGAAGGCCGCCTTCCCATCGAGTTCCGTCTGCTCGGTTACCGGCCGCGGCCCTGGACCGTCGAGGATTCCCTGCTCATTGGCGCCAACATGGTGAAGATGCTCAACCACTATGAGTTTGCCACCGAGCTGGCCCGCGAGAAGGTGGTCGCCCACGCGGGACCGCAACTGGCGGCAGACCTTTATCCCAGCTCTTCCTGGCGTGACCGCATTCCCGGCATCGCGCCGCCATCGGGTGCGGCTTCCGGTAAGAAAATGGAGCCACCGGAATCCGAAGACGAAGAGGATGCCGATGAGCCGGACGATGGCCGTCGCGTTACCGAGGCCTGGCCGCTCCGTCCTGAGCCCGGGCTCCAACCCGGTTCCAACAACTGGGTCGTTTCCGGAGCCCATACGGTTTCCGGACTGCCGCTATTGGCGAACGACATGCACCTGCCGCATCAGCTCCCTGGCATCTGGTACGAAGCCCATCTCCAGGCGGGCGATTTCCATGTCGCCGGCGTCACCCTGCCCGGTCTTCCCTATGTCATCGTCGGGCACAACGCTCGCATTGCCTGGGGCTTCACCAATCTCGGTCCTGATGTGGAGGACATCTTTATCGAGACCTTCAATGATCGCGGCGAATACCTGACGCCCGAAGGCTGGAAGGCTCCCGAGCACCGGCGCGAGGTGATCCGCGTCAAGGGCAAGGCGGACGTCGTCCTCGATGTTCTGGTCACACGCCACGGGCCGCTGGTCAGCGAGTTGGTTCCGGGCGAAACCCGCAAGCTGGCGCTCCAGTGGACGCTTTATGATGCGGACGTCTTCCGGTTGCCTTTCTACGCCATCGATCGGGCGCGCAACTGGCAGGAGTTCCGCGAGGCCTTTTCACGTTTCGGCGCACCCGCCCAGAACGTGGTGTATGCCGACGTCGAGGGGCACATCGGCTACCAGGCGACGGGCCGCATTCCCATCCGCCGCGCGGGCGACGGCGCCATCCCCGTGGCCGGCTCGACCGGCGAGCACGACTGGACCGGCTACGTGCCTTACGACCAGTTGCCCAGCGTGTTCGACCCGCCCTCCGGCATCCTGGCCACCGCCAACGGGCGAGTGACCTCCGACGGTTATCCTCACCTGCTCGCGTTGCAGTGGGCTTCGCCCTATCGCACCGAGCGCATCTACCGCGTGCTCGAGTCAGGCCGCCGCTTCACCGCCGCCGACATGCTGGCGCTGCAGACCGACGTGATTTCGGAATGGGACCTGTATTGCGCCCAGCGTTTTGCCGAAGCCGTGGCCCGGTCGGGCAACGTGTCCGCTCGCCTGCAACAGGCAGCCGAACTCCTGCGTGCCTGGGATGGTCGCGTCACGCGCGACAGCGCGGCGGCAACCCTGGTGGCCCGCGCGCGCCGGCATTTGACGCGCATGCTGTACGAACCCAAGCTCGGCGCGGTACGGAACGAATATCGCTGGTTCATGTCCGCGGTGGCGCTGGAAAACATACTCGGCCAACAGCCGGCGCGCTGGCTCCCGCGCGAGTACCCGAGCTACGATGCCCTGCTGGTCGCCGCCCTCGAGGCCGCGGTCAGCGAACCCGACGCGCCCCGTGACCTGTCCGCTTGGCGTTGGGGATCGCAATCCAAGGTCGAAGTCGCGCATCCGCTATTCGGATTGCTGCCCATCCTCCGACGCTGGACGGGCACTGGGGAGCGTGAGCAGTCGGGCAACGGTTTCACCGTCAAACAGGTGGGCCGCTCTTTCGGTCCTTCCCAGCGCATGACCGTGGATTTGGCGGACCTCGACGCTTCCACCCTGAACATCGTCGGAGGACAGTCAGGACAGATTTTCAGTCCCCATTATCTCGATCAATGGGAAGCCTGGCTGGAGGGCCGCACCTATTCGCTGCCCTTCTCCGCCGCTGGCGTCGAGCAGTCAGCGCGGCACCGGCTGGTATTGGAACCCACTC
- a CDS encoding TonB-dependent receptor, which translates to MRDPSGAAIVGAQVRLLSQGKAPVRSVETDGSGAFRLEGVPAGSYELVAVAHGMQAASAAVAVPQKESKPVEMVLQVASVNTSVTVTAARGEVETVGDLATQVNVVGPDALAQRPGAILPQALREEVGVMVQQTSAHQGAVVVRGLTGQQVVHLIDGIRFNNSTFRPGPNQYFALVDPSYVERVEILRGPASAQYGSDGLGGSVNVVPARTYLQSGDRRLRGEFMPVFRTADLAGAGSLRLSYGDRNWNLAGGGAGRRVQDLKAAGDVDSHAAVTRFLGLPSSILGERLQDTAFTQWSGFLQFFWNPKPGHSLMSSYTRTEQLGGRRYDQLNGGNGNLINSFHPQILDFFYARYEKQKLGFLDTLSGTFSYNSQRDDRREQGGSGNPLAAITSEFNDTDVFGYQALATTHIGARQSIAFGGEIYDEYIESTRDRFSPTNGTTTAVRGRYPNGTRYNTYGLFYQHGLEVVPNRLRVQGGVRYSAFQYRSFADKNLTDASGQHLVPDFSTTLHDVTFNVGAVLRLTSQLSFFGTVRRGFRAPNTTDFASVGITSNGFEVSPDEAGAGGGQVGSTGDAAAVGTGESAGSLSPEVLYNYEVGFRVQASRITASVSAFTNEISDFITRRTLILPAGAVGETIGGQIIINQLPTGAVITSADPRPVLVRANVGDVRIWGTEAALQAQLSRAWTANANFYYLRGQDKQTGGPPDLEGGLPPASGFLSLRWQPTRRRFWIEGYSLLAGKQDRLSTLELADQRIGATRSVSSITAFFNNGAVARGLVNNGILLATGETLSQVVNRVLGPGVTSAPLYTKTPGFGTLNLRGGFRVSEQSQVLLTLENLLDKNYRFHGSGVDAPGVNLQVAYRIRF; encoded by the coding sequence GTGCGAGACCCCAGCGGCGCGGCCATTGTGGGCGCCCAGGTCCGCCTGCTGAGCCAGGGCAAAGCGCCGGTGCGCAGCGTGGAAACCGACGGCTCGGGCGCGTTCCGCCTGGAAGGTGTGCCGGCGGGCAGTTACGAACTGGTGGCCGTAGCGCACGGCATGCAGGCGGCCAGCGCGGCCGTCGCCGTTCCCCAGAAGGAGAGCAAGCCGGTGGAGATGGTGCTACAGGTCGCCAGCGTCAATACCTCGGTGACGGTGACGGCGGCCCGTGGCGAGGTGGAGACCGTGGGTGACCTGGCGACGCAGGTGAATGTCGTCGGGCCGGATGCGTTAGCGCAGCGCCCGGGCGCGATTCTGCCCCAGGCACTGCGCGAGGAAGTGGGCGTGATGGTGCAACAGACCTCGGCCCACCAGGGAGCGGTGGTGGTCCGCGGGCTGACCGGACAGCAGGTAGTGCATCTGATTGACGGCATCCGTTTCAACAACTCCACCTTTCGGCCCGGCCCGAACCAATACTTCGCGCTCGTGGATCCGAGCTACGTGGAACGCGTCGAGATCTTGCGGGGTCCGGCGTCGGCGCAGTACGGCAGCGACGGGTTGGGCGGCAGCGTGAACGTGGTTCCGGCGCGCACCTACCTGCAATCCGGCGACCGGCGTCTGCGCGGCGAATTCATGCCCGTGTTTCGCACCGCAGACCTGGCGGGAGCGGGAAGCCTGCGCCTCTCCTATGGGGACCGCAACTGGAACCTGGCGGGTGGTGGGGCGGGGCGCCGGGTACAGGACCTGAAGGCGGCCGGAGACGTCGATTCGCATGCCGCCGTCACCCGCTTCCTCGGCCTCCCTTCCAGCATCCTGGGGGAACGCCTGCAGGATACGGCGTTCACCCAGTGGTCGGGCTTTCTGCAATTCTTCTGGAATCCGAAGCCGGGTCACAGCCTGATGTCGAGCTACACGCGCACGGAGCAGCTTGGAGGGCGGCGCTACGACCAGTTGAATGGCGGCAACGGGAATCTCATCAATTCGTTCCATCCGCAGATACTCGACTTCTTCTATGCGCGTTATGAAAAGCAGAAGCTGGGATTCCTGGACACACTGAGTGGCACCTTCTCCTACAACAGCCAGCGGGACGACCGCCGGGAGCAGGGAGGCAGCGGCAATCCGCTGGCAGCCATCACCAGCGAGTTCAACGACACCGACGTATTCGGCTACCAGGCGCTGGCCACCACGCACATCGGGGCGCGGCAGTCGATCGCCTTCGGCGGGGAGATCTACGACGAGTACATCGAGTCCACGCGCGACCGCTTCAGTCCTACGAACGGCACGACCACCGCAGTGCGCGGACGCTACCCCAACGGCACGCGCTACAACACCTACGGACTTTTCTATCAGCACGGCCTGGAGGTAGTGCCCAACCGCCTGCGGGTGCAGGGCGGCGTGCGCTACAGCGCGTTCCAGTACCGCAGCTTCGCCGACAAGAACCTGACTGACGCCAGCGGGCAGCATCTGGTGCCGGATTTCTCGACCACGCTGCACGACGTGACCTTCAACGTGGGAGCGGTGCTGCGCCTGACCTCGCAGCTTTCGTTCTTCGGAACCGTACGGCGGGGCTTCCGCGCGCCCAACACCACCGACTTCGCCTCGGTGGGTATCACCTCCAACGGCTTTGAAGTCTCGCCCGACGAAGCGGGAGCCGGGGGCGGCCAGGTGGGGTCGACGGGCGACGCCGCGGCGGTCGGCACCGGGGAATCGGCCGGAAGCCTGAGCCCGGAAGTGCTTTATAACTACGAGGTGGGATTCCGCGTGCAGGCGTCCCGCATCACGGCGTCCGTCAGCGCGTTCACGAACGAAATCAGCGACTTCATCACCCGCCGCACGCTGATCCTGCCGGCGGGCGCGGTGGGGGAAACCATCGGCGGCCAGATCATCATCAACCAGCTTCCCACAGGTGCCGTGATCACATCCGCCGACCCGCGGCCGGTGCTGGTGCGGGCCAACGTGGGCGATGTGCGCATCTGGGGAACGGAGGCGGCGCTCCAGGCACAGTTAAGCCGCGCGTGGACGGCCAACGCTAACTTCTACTATCTGCGCGGCCAGGACAAGCAGACCGGTGGTCCCCCCGACCTGGAGGGCGGGCTGCCCCCGGCCAGCGGATTCCTGAGCCTGCGCTGGCAGCCGACGCGCCGGCGCTTCTGGATCGAGGGGTATAGCCTGCTGGCCGGTAAGCAGGATCGGCTCTCGACGCTCGAGCTAGCGGACCAGCGCATTGGGGCGACGCGATCGGTCTCCAGCATCACCGCCTTTTTCAACAATGGTGCCGTGGCGCGTGGTCTGGTCAATAACGGCATCCTGCTGGCTACCGGCGAGACGCTGTCGCAGGTGGTGAACCGCGTGCTCGGACCCGGTGTCACCAGCGCCCCGCTCTACACTAAGACACCCGGCTTCGGGACGCTGAACCTGCGCGGGGGCTTCCGTGTAAGTGAGCAGAGCCAGGTCCTGCTGACCCTGGAGAACCTGCTGGACAAGAACTATCGCTTTCATGGATCGGGCGTGGACGCTCCGGGCGTGAACCTGCAGGTGGCATATCGGATCCGTTTCTAG